One window of Pogoniulus pusillus isolate bPogPus1 chromosome 31, bPogPus1.pri, whole genome shotgun sequence genomic DNA carries:
- the OPRM1 gene encoding mu-type opioid receptor, which translates to MAVAYLLGNGSAPLLAGALEVPFASNASATACRSAAPLCTATPAGAWGNASAAAAVGWNRSEPCGGANGSAGGGGPCAPTGGGPSVVTAIAIMALYSVVCVVGLFGNFLVMYVIVRYTKMKTATNIYIFNLALADALATSTLPFQSVNYLMGTWPFGTILCKIVISIDYYNMFTSIFTLCTMSVDRYVAVCHPVKALDFRTPRNAKIVNVCNWILSSAIGLPVMFMATTKYRHGSIDCTLTFSHPAWYWENLLKICVFIFAFIMPVLIITVCYGLMILRLKSVRMLSGSKEKDRNLRRITRMVLVVVAVFIVCWTPIHIYVIVKALVNIPETTFQTVSWHFCIALGYTNSCLNPVLYAFLDENFKRCFREFCIPTSSTIEQQNSTRVRQNTRDHASTANTVDRTNHQLELQEAETTPLP; encoded by the exons ATGGCTGTCGCCTACCTGCTCGGCAATGGCTCCGCGCCACTCCTCGCCGGCGCCCTGGAGGTCCCCTTCGCATCCAACGCGTCCGCCACCGCCTGTCGCTCCGCCGCTCCGCTCTGCACGGCCACGCCGGCCGGCGCCTGGGGCAACGCCTCGGCGGCGGCAGCGGTCGGCTGGAACCGTTCCGAACCCTGCGGCGGTGCCAACGGGAGCGCGGGCGGTGGAGGGCCCTGCGCACCTACGGGCGGTGGCCCCTCCGTGGTCACGGCCATCGCCATCATGGCCCTTTACTCCGTAGTGTGTGTAGTGGGGCTCTTCGGCAACTTCTTGGTCATGTATGTCATCGTCAG gTACACGAAAATGAAGACTGCCACCAATATCTACATTTTCAATCTTGCATTGGCAGATGCCCTAGCAACAAGTACTCTGCCATTCCAGAGTGTGAATTACTTGATGGGAACGTGGCCATTTGGTACCATCCTTTGTAAGATTGTTATATCCATAGACTACTACAATATGTTCACCAGTATCTTTACGCTCTGCACCATGAGTGTGGATCGCTATGTAGCCGTGTGCCACCCAGTGAAAGCCCTTGATTTCCGTACCCCTAGAAATGCCAAAATTGTCAATGTTTGCAACTGGATTCTTTCTTCTGCCATTGGCCTGCCAGTTATGTTCATGGCAACTACTAAATACAGGCACG GCTCTATTGACTGCACGCTTACCTTCTCCCACCCTGCCTGGTACTGGGAGAACCTCCTGAAAATCTGTGTGTTCATCTTTGCTTTCATCATGCCAGTCCTGATCATCACTGTGTGCTATGGGCTGATGATTTTACGCCTGAAGAGCGTTCGTATGTTATCTGGCTCCAAAGAGAAGGACAGGAACCTGCGGAGAATCACGAGGATGGTTCTTGTAGTGGTGGCAGTCTTTATTGTCTGCTGGACTCCCATCCACATTTATGTCATCGTTAAAGCCCTGGTCAACATCCCTGAAACTACTTTCCAGACTGTCTCCTGGCACTTCTGTATTGCTCTAGGGTATACAAACAGCTGTCTTAATCCAGTCCTTTATGCATTTCTAGATGAGAATTTCAAAAGGTGTTTCAGAGAGTTCTGCATCCCCACTTCCTCAACCATTGAGCAGCAAAACTCCACTCGAGTCCGACAAAACACTCGTGACCATGCTTCCACTGCCAACACTGTGGACAGGACTAACCACCAG tTGGAACTCCAGGAAGCTGAAACCACTCCACTGCCGTGA